Genomic segment of Burkholderia pyrrocinia:
TCGACGCGCGCGGTGCCGCCGTGCAGTTCCATCACCGAACGCACGATCGCGAGGCCGAGCCCGGCCGTCCCGCCCGGCACGCCGCCGCTGCGCGCGGGGTCGCCGCGCACGAAGCGGTCGAAGATGCGCGGCAGCAGCGCGGGATCGATCGGCTCGCCCGGGTTCGAGACGACCACGTACACCGCGTCCGCCGTTTCGTCGACGCGCAGCGCGATCACGCCGCCCGCCGGCGTATAGCGCAGCGCGTTCGCGAGCAGGTTGCTGACCGCGCGGCGGAACAGTTCGAGATCGGCGGTCAGACGGCCGTGCCCGTCGACCCGCAGCGTCGACCCGGCTTCGTCGGCGAGCCCTTCGAAATAACCGGCGATGCGTTCCAGTTCGTCATGAACGTCGAATGCACGTTGCCGCGTGACGAAGCCGGGATGCTCGGCGCGCGCGAGAAACAGCACGTTCTCGATCATTCGCGCGAGACGGTCGTATTCCTCGAGATGCGATTCGAGCAGCGCCTGGTATTCGTCGACGGAACGCGGCCGCGCCAATGCCACCTCGGTCGCGCCGCGCATGTTGTTCAGCGGCGTGCGCAGGTCGTGCGCGAGATCCGCGCTGAATTGCGACAGGTGCCCGAACGCCTGCTGCAGGCGGCCGAGCATCGCGTTCTGCGCGTCGACGAGCGCCGTCAGCTCGCGCGGCGCGCGCGATGCATCGAGCCGCGTATCGAGCTTGTCGACGGTGATCCGGCCCGTGTTCGCGACGATCTCGCGCAGCGGCGCGAGCGACTTGCGGATCAGCCAGTAGCTGAGCAGCATCGCGAACAGCGCGCCCAGGCCGCCGGCGATCTTCAGCTTGTCGCGGTAGCCGTCGAGCAGTGCGGCGCGATCGCTCATGTTGCGCGCGATCGCGATCCGGATCTTCGTATGGTCCCGCAACTCGGCATCGGTAACGACGCCGCGCACGGACACGCCGCCGTCGGCGGTCCACGTCGCGATCCGGTCGGCGGTAATCCGTTCGTTCGCGGGCACCGGCGTCGCGTGCGGCGGAAACAGTTCGGCGTCGGGTAACGCGGGCTGCGCGGGCGACGATACACCGGCCGCCGTCTCGGGCAGATCCTCGAGTTCGGTCCGCTCGACGTTGTGGCGCGCGAGCACGTTGCCCTGCCCGTCGACGACGGCCAGCGACAGCGCCGCGTTGCCGAGCACCTGGCTCGTCAACCGGTCCGCATGCGTGCGCACCGCGTCGACCGAATCGAGTTCGCCCGCCAGCCGGCGCGTGTGCCGCGCGGCGAGCACGATGTCGAGGTCGTCCTGCGCGCTCACCTGCCGCTGCAGGCCGGTGTACACATACGCGCCGACGAGCGCGAAGACGGCGAGCGTGGTCGCGCCGAACGCGAGCGCGAGCGTCGCGCCGAGCGAGCGGCCGAGCATCATGCGGCGTCCTTCGGTTCGAGCACGTAGCCGACGCCGCGCACCGTGTGGATCAGCTTGACGGGGAACGCGTCGTCGATCTTCGCGCGCAGCCGCCGGATCGCGACTTCGACGACGTTGGTGTCGCTGTCGAAATTCATGTCCCATACGTACGACGCGATCTGCGTGCGGCTCAGCACCTCGCCCTGCCGGCGCGCGAGCAGTTGCAGCAGCGAGAATTCGCGCGGCGTCAGGTCGATCCGCACCGTGCCGCGCTTCACGCGGCGGCGCACGACGTCGATCTCCAGGTCGCCCACTGCAATGCGCTCCGTCTCGCGCGGCGGCCCGCGGCGCGCCAGCGTGCGGATGCGCGCGAGCAGTTCGACGAACGCGAACGGCTTCACGAGGTAGTCGTCCGCGCCGAGTTCGAGGCCGTGCACGCGGTCCTGCACGTCGTCGCGCGCGGTCAGGAACAGCACGGGCGTCGTATGCGTGTCGCGCAGCCGCTTGAGCACGCTCCAGCCGTCGAGCACGGGCAGCATCACGTCGAGCACGATCACGTCGTAGCTTTCTTCCTGCGCGAGCGTCAGCCCCTCGCCGCCGTCCTTTGCGAGATCGACGCTGAAGCCGGATTCCTCGAGCCCCTTCTTCAGGTATGCGCCGGTCTTCGGTTCGTCTTCGACTATCAGGATGCGCATGATCGACTCCGTCGCATTCGGTGGTGACATGCGCCGATGTTACCGGGAAACGGGGCGGGCGAACCGCGTCGCGCCCGCGCGGCACGGCCTGATTACGAAACTGTAATCAGCGGGTCAGTGTGGTGACTGCCGCGGCGACCAGAATTCGAAGCGTGGGCCCCTCCCCACTCGTCCGTTCAACCACCAAGGAGTTGCCATGAAACTCGTCGCCGCTTTCGTCGTTGCCGCACTGAGCCTGCCGTTCGGCACGCAGGCCTTCGCCCAGTCCACGCAGGCGCCGCTCACGCGCGCCGAAGTCCGCCAGCAACTGATCGATGCCGAAGCCGACGGCCTGCTGCCGTCGAACCGGAACGACTACCCGCCGTCGGCCTCGCAGATCGCGCGCAATCGCCAGCTCTATGCGATCCAGCATCACGACGCGATGCCGACCGCGACGGCATCGGCCGACAATTGATCTCAGCCTGTTCCGCGGCGCCCGCAACCGCGTCCGCGGAATCCTTTTTCAATCGAGCGCTCGAGCGCACCGGATCAACGGCTGTAATACCGTCTAACGATCGACCGGCA
This window contains:
- a CDS encoding heavy metal sensor histidine kinase is translated as MMLGRSLGATLALAFGATTLAVFALVGAYVYTGLQRQVSAQDDLDIVLAARHTRRLAGELDSVDAVRTHADRLTSQVLGNAALSLAVVDGQGNVLARHNVERTELEDLPETAAGVSSPAQPALPDAELFPPHATPVPANERITADRIATWTADGGVSVRGVVTDAELRDHTKIRIAIARNMSDRAALLDGYRDKLKIAGGLGALFAMLLSYWLIRKSLAPLREIVANTGRITVDKLDTRLDASRAPRELTALVDAQNAMLGRLQQAFGHLSQFSADLAHDLRTPLNNMRGATEVALARPRSVDEYQALLESHLEEYDRLARMIENVLFLARAEHPGFVTRQRAFDVHDELERIAGYFEGLADEAGSTLRVDGHGRLTADLELFRRAVSNLLANALRYTPAGGVIALRVDETADAVYVVVSNPGEPIDPALLPRIFDRFVRGDPARSGGVPGGTAGLGLAIVRSVMELHGGTARVESDAGGTRFILTFIKTPTA
- a CDS encoding heavy metal response regulator transcription factor; the encoded protein is MRILIVEDEPKTGAYLKKGLEESGFSVDLAKDGGEGLTLAQEESYDVIVLDVMLPVLDGWSVLKRLRDTHTTPVLFLTARDDVQDRVHGLELGADDYLVKPFAFVELLARIRTLARRGPPRETERIAVGDLEIDVVRRRVKRGTVRIDLTPREFSLLQLLARRQGEVLSRTQIASYVWDMNFDSDTNVVEVAIRRLRAKIDDAFPVKLIHTVRGVGYVLEPKDAA
- a CDS encoding DUF4148 domain-containing protein — its product is MKLVAAFVVAALSLPFGTQAFAQSTQAPLTRAEVRQQLIDAEADGLLPSNRNDYPPSASQIARNRQLYAIQHHDAMPTATASADN